The region AAGGTTAAAACTCAAATGAATTGACGGGGGCCCGCACAAGCGGTGGAGCATGTGGTTTAATTCGATGCAACGCGAAGAACCTTACCTACTCTTGACATCCAGCGAATTCGGTAGAGATACCTTAGTGCCTTCGGGAACGCTGAGACAGGTGCTGCATGGCTGTCGTCAGCTCGTGTTGTGAAATGTTGGGTTAAGTCCCGCAACGAGCGCAACCCTTATCCTTTGTTGCCAGCGGTTCGGCCGGGAACTCAAAGGAGACTGCCAGTGATAAACTGGAGGAAGGTGGGGATGACGTCAAGTCATCATGGCCCTTACGAGTAGGGCTACACACGTGCTACAATGGCGCATACAAAGAGAAGCGACCTCGCGAGAGCAAGCGGACCTCATAAAGTGCGTCGTAGTCCGGATTGGAGTCTGCAACTCGACTCCATGAAGTCGGAATCGCTAGTAATCGTAGATCAGAATGCTACGGTGAATACGTTCCCGGGCCTTGTACACACCGCCCGTCACACCATGGGAGTGGGTTGCAAAAGAAGTAGGTAGCTTAACCTTCGGGAGGGCGCTTACCACTTTGTGATTCATGACTGGGGTGAAGTCGTAACAAGGTAACCGTAGGGGAACCTGCGGTTGGATCACCTCCTTACCTGAAGATACCTTCCCGCGCAGTGCTCACACAGATTGTCTGATAGAAAAGTAACGAGCAGAAAAAACCTCTACAGGCTTGTAGCTCAGGTGGTTAGAGCGCACCCCTGATAAGGGTGAGGTCGGTGGTTCAAGTCCACTCAGGCCTACCAAATTTCTTCTCATGCTGCGTTAAAGCGCCGCTCGTATAGCTCACTATACGTCGCGACCCTTTTACTTGCCTGAAAAGAAATTACCGTTTGAAAAAGCGGAACTCCTGGTGAGTGGTAGTAGTGGTCTCTGCAGTAACTGTATGGGGCTATAGCTCAGCTGGGAGAGCGCCTGCCTTGCACGCAGGAGGTCAGCGGTTCGATCCCGCTTAGCTCCACCATTACAGTGACTCAAAACAATACTTCAGAGCGTACCGGCAACGGTGTGCTGCGAAGTATTATGCTCTTTAACAATCCGGAACAAGCTGAAAATTGAAACGACACGTCGCGTTCATTCTCCGTAATAAGAATGAATAAACGATGTGTTCGAGTCTCTCAAATGCTTGCAGTCTGCATGCGTTGTAAAACGCCTGTGGGTTGTGAGGTTAAGCGACTAAGCGTACACGGTGGATGCCCTGGCAGTCAGAGGCGATGAAGGACGTGCTAATCTGCGTAAAGCGTCGGTAAGGTGATATGAACCGCTACAGCCGACGATGTCCGAATGGGGAAACCCGGTGCACTCTGTGCATCATCGCAACATGAATACATAGTGTTGCGAGGCGAACCTGGGGAACTGAAACATCTAAGTACCCAGAGGAAAAGAAATCAACCGAGATTCCCCCAGTAGCGGCGAGCGAACGGGGAGCAGCCCAGAACCTGAATCAGTTTGTGCATTAGTGGAAGCGTCTGGAAAGTCGCAGGGTACAGGGTGATACTCCCGTACACAAAAATGCACTTACTGTGAGTTCGAAGAGTAGGGCGGGACACGTGGTATCCTGTCTGAATATGGGGGGACCATCCTCCAAGGCTAAATACTCCTGACTGACCGATAGTGAACCAGTACCGTGAGGGAAAGGCGAAAAGAACCCCGGCGAGGGGAGTGAAACAGAACCTGAAACCGTGTACGTACAAGCAGTGGGAGCCTGATTTGTCAGGTGACTGCGTACCTTTTGTATAATGGGTCAGCGACTTATATTCTGTAGCAAGGTTAACCGTATAGGGGAGCCGCAGGGAAACCGAGTCTTAACTGGGCGTTAAGTTGCAGGGTATAGACCCGAAACCCGGTGATCTAGCCATGGGCAGGTTGAAGGTTGGGTAACACTAACTGGAGGACCGAACCGACTAATGTTGAAAAATTAGCGGATGACTTGTGGCTGGGGGTGAAAGGCCAATCAAACCGGGAGATAGCTGGTTCTCCCCGAAAGCTATTTAGGTAGCGCCTCGTGAACTCATCTCCGGGGGTAGAGCACTGTTTCGGCTAGGGGGCCATCCCGGCTTACCAACCCGATGCAAACTGCGAATACCGGAGAATGTTATCACGGGAGACACACGGCGGGTGCTAACGTCCGTCGTGAAGAGGGAAACAACCCAGACCGCCAGCTAAGGTCCCAAAGTCATGGTTAAGTGGGAAACGATGTGGGAAGGCACAGACAGCCAGGATGTTGGCTTAGAAGCAGCCATCATTTAAAGAAAGCGTAATAGCTCACTGGTCGAGTCGGCCTGCGCGGAAGATGTAACGGGGCTAAACCATGCACCGAAGCTGCGGCAGCGACACTATGTGTTGTTGGGTAGGGGAGCGTTCTGTAAGCCGTTGAAGGTGAACTGTGAGGTTTGCTGGAGGTATCAGAAGTGCGAATGCTGACATAAGTAACGATAAAGCGGGTGAAAAGCCCGCTCGCCGGAAGACCAAGGGTTCCTGTTCAACGTTAATCGGAGCAGGGTGAGTCGACCCCTAAGGCGAGGCTGAAAAGCGTAGTCGATGGGAAGCAGGTTAATATTCCTGCACTTGGTGTTACTGCGAAGGGGGGACGGAGAAGGCTAGGTTATCCGGGCGACGGTTGTCCCGGTTTAAGCATGTAGGCGGAGAGTTTAGGTAAATCCGGACTCTTTTTAACGCTGAGGTGTGATGACGAGTCACTACGGTGGTGAAGTAACTGATGCCCTGCTTCCAGGAAAAGCCTCTAAGCTCCAGGTAACACGAAATCGTACCCCAAACCGACACAGGTGGTCAGGTAGAGAATACCAAGGCGCTTGAGAGAACTCGGGTGAAGGAACTAGGCAAAATGGTGCCGTAACTTCGGGAGAAGGCACGCTGGCGCGTAGGTGAAGGGACTTGCTCCCCGAGCTGAAGCCAGTCGAAGATACCAGCTGGCTGCAACTGTTTATTAAAAACACAGCACTGTGCAAACACGAAAGTGGACGTATACGGTGTGACGCCTGCCCGGTGCCGGAAGGTTAATTGATGGGGTTATCCGCAAGGAGAAGCTCTTGATCGAAGCCCCGGTAAACGGCGGCCGTAACTATAACGGTCCTAAGGTAGCGAAATTCCTTGTCGGGTAAGTTCCGACCTGCACGAATGGCGTAATGATGGCCAGGCTGTCTCCACCCGAGACTCAGTGAAATTGAAATCGCTGTGAAGATGCAGTGTACCCGCGGCAAGACGGAAAGACCCCGTGAACCTTTACTATAGCTTGACACTGAACATTGAGCCTTGATGTGTAGGATAGGTGGGAGGCTTTGAAGCGTGGACGCCAGTCTGCGTGGAGCCAACCTTGAAATACCACCCTTTAATGTTTGATGTTCTAACGTAGGCCCGTGATCCGGGCTGCGGACAGTGTCTGGTGGGTAGTTTGACTGGGGCGGTCTCCTCCCAAAGAGTAACGGAGGAGCACGAAGGTTGGCTAATCCTGGTCGGACATCAGGAGGTTAGTGCAATGGCATAAGCCAGCTTGACTGCGAGAGTGACGGCTCGAGCAGGTGCGAAAGCAGGTCATAGTGATCCGGTGGTTCTGAATGGAAGGGCCATCGCTCAACGGATAAAAGGTACTCCGGGGATAACAGGCTGATACCGCCCAAGAGTTCATATCGACGGCGGTGTTTGGCACCTCGATGTCGGCTCATCACATCCTGGGGCTGAAGTAGGTCCCAAGGGTACGGCTGTTCGCCGTTTAAAGTGGTACGCGAGCTGGGTTTAGAACGTCGTGAGACAGTTCGGTCCCTATCTGCCGTGGGCGCTGGAGAATTGAGGGGGGTTGCTCCTAGTACGAGAGGACCGGAGTGAACGCACCACTGGTGTTCGGGTTGTCATGCCAATGGCATTGCCCGGTAGCTAAGTGCGGAAAAGATAAGTGCTGAAAGCATCTAAGCACGAAACTTGCCCCGAGATGAGTTCTCCCTGACTCCCAGAGAGTCCTGAAGGGACGTTGAAGACGACGACGTTGATAGGCCGGATGTGTAAGTGCAGCGATGCATTGAGCTAACCGGTACTAATGACCCGTGAGGCTTAACCTTACAACGCCAGAGGCGTTTTTGAGAGACGCAACAGATTTTCAGCTTTGTTCGAACGGATTGGTTCGCGTGGTGACTTTTGTCACGGCGTGAATAACAGAATTTGCCTGGCGGCTTTAGCGCGGTGGTCCCACCTGACCCCATGCCGAACTCAGAAGTGAAACGCCGTAGCGCCGATGGTAGTGTGGGGTCTCCCCATGCGAGAGTAGGGAACTGCCAGGCATCAAACAAGTGAAGAAACCCTGAACGCAAGTTCAGGGTTTTTTTCCGTCTGTAGCCAGGGGATAGTCCAGGTTTTTCTTACGTCTGTAGCCAGGAGATTTTACGTCTGAAATTCAGCCAGTCCTGCAAACACCTCCCCGCTTAGGGGCCTTTTTCAGCCAGTTTTCGATAAAACCAGCAACCTTAACCGGCTGATTATTTCGATAAAATCAGCAACCTTAACCGGCTGATTAATATCAGGAAGAGGCCGGTCGATCGTTGATTTCTCATTGCTGGCCAGCGCAATCACATATTCATCCAGTAAATCAGCTAATTCACCTTTGACACCACGCCGCCACAGCGCGATTTTGGCTACAGACTCACCTTCAAAGCCTTCAACCAGTACTGAAACATCGCCCTGATTTCACCCCAAAATCCCTCACTAATCACAAATTAGCACCTTCAACGTCATCCAATTCCCGAAACCGCCCAACACGTGCTTTACTGAATCCTTTGGCATTAATTTATCGCAAGGAAATGAGGTAAGACATGACCGACTCACTACAACAAAAAGTGGCACCATCTGAATCAACGATAAACAGCAAACAGCGCATCTGGGCGATTGTGGGCGCATCATCAGGCAATCTGGTCGAATGGTTCGACTTTTACGTTTACTCCTTTTTCTCACTCTATTTCGCGCATGTATTCTTCCCCGCAGGTGATACCACCACGCAGTTACTGCAAACCGCAGGCGTATTCGCCGCTGGATTTTTGATGCGTCCGATTGGTGGCTGGTTATTTGGCTATATAGCCGATCGCCATGGACGTAAAAACTCAATGCTGATTTCTGTCTGCATGATGTGTTTAGGATCCCTGGTGATCGCTTGCCTGCCAGGATACGGCGAAATTGGCGTGGCGGCACCAGTGATCCTGCTGCTGGCGCGTATGTTTCAAGGGTTGTCAGTGGGCGGAGAGTATGGCACCAGCGCCACTTATATGAGTGAAGTCGCTTTAGAAGGGCGTAAAGGTTTTTATGCTTCATTCCAGTACGTGACACTGATTGGCGGCCAGCTGTTAGCCGTGCTCACCGTAGTGGTGCTGCAACAGATCCTCAGCGACGAAGCGTTGCGCAACTGGGGCTGGCGCATCCCCTTCTTCCTCGGTGCCGTGCTGGCCGTTGTCGCACTGTGGCTGCGTCGCTCACTGAATGAAACCTCCGAGAAAAAGAATCGTGAACATAAAGATGCGGGCAGCGTTATGGGTTTGCTGCGCAATCACTCACGCGCGTTTCTGATGGTATTGGGCTTTACTGCCGGCGGTTCACTGAGCTT is a window of Pantoea rwandensis DNA encoding:
- a CDS encoding MFS family transporter, with the translated sequence MTDSLQQKVAPSESTINSKQRIWAIVGASSGNLVEWFDFYVYSFFSLYFAHVFFPAGDTTTQLLQTAGVFAAGFLMRPIGGWLFGYIADRHGRKNSMLISVCMMCLGSLVIACLPGYGEIGVAAPVILLLARMFQGLSVGGEYGTSATYMSEVALEGRKGFYASFQYVTLIGGQLLAVLTVVVLQQILSDEALRNWGWRIPFFLGAVLAVVALWLRRSLNETSEKKNREHKDAGSVMGLLRNHSRAFLMVLGFTAGGSLSFYTFTTYMQKYLVNTAGMDARSASGLMTAALFVFMLIQPIVGALSDKIGRRSSMMIFGAGAAICTVPILMMLQNVQSSWAAFALIMLALIITSFYTAISGILKAEMFPPEVRALGVGLSYAVANAIFGGSAEYVALLLKKEGIETSFFWYVSAMGALAFVISLMLHRKGKGITL